In Limibacter armeniacum, a single window of DNA contains:
- a CDS encoding alpha/beta hydrolase-fold protein — protein MKINILTGCLLILLFACSSEDKVNVKIVLESPELEADTEVYITGNDSLLGNWNPGKVKMKAKGNGQWEKTVAVLPETPLAFKFTLGSWEREGADANGQPLPDNSLKVHADTSVSYAVNFWRNGEKIPVEGQVTGIVKYHKAVRGKGLQPRDLIVWLPPNYDDEEGKNYPVLYMHDGQNIFDPNTASFKVDWRVDETADSLIRRELIEPIIIVGIYNTTDRSKEYIPGKKGTAYMDFVVNTVKPMIDEKYRTLPDREHTATGGSSAGGIISFMLMWEYNEVFSKAICMSPAFKIQDIDFVDDVLDYTGPQKDIKVYIDNGGVELEEKLQPGVDEMLKALKSKGYKEGEDFWWRHDPKAKHFESAWAKRMPDALEVLFRK, from the coding sequence ATGAAAATAAACATACTGACAGGTTGCTTACTGATATTATTGTTTGCTTGCTCTTCTGAAGATAAAGTGAATGTAAAGATTGTATTGGAATCACCTGAATTGGAAGCAGACACCGAAGTCTATATTACAGGTAATGACTCCTTGCTTGGTAATTGGAATCCTGGAAAGGTGAAGATGAAAGCGAAAGGCAACGGGCAATGGGAAAAGACAGTAGCAGTATTACCTGAGACACCTTTGGCATTTAAGTTTACCCTTGGTTCATGGGAAAGAGAAGGAGCTGATGCGAATGGACAACCATTGCCTGATAACTCATTAAAAGTACATGCTGATACATCAGTAAGTTATGCGGTGAACTTCTGGAGAAATGGAGAGAAAATACCAGTAGAAGGACAGGTTACAGGTATTGTCAAGTATCATAAGGCAGTAAGAGGCAAAGGACTTCAACCTCGGGACTTGATTGTGTGGCTGCCACCTAATTACGATGATGAGGAAGGCAAAAATTACCCAGTGCTTTATATGCACGATGGCCAGAATATATTTGATCCTAATACAGCTTCATTCAAGGTAGATTGGCGAGTGGATGAAACAGCTGATAGCCTTATCAGACGTGAGCTTATCGAACCCATCATCATTGTGGGAATTTACAATACAACTGATCGCTCTAAAGAATATATACCAGGAAAGAAAGGAACTGCTTATATGGATTTTGTGGTCAATACGGTAAAACCAATGATAGATGAAAAATACCGTACACTGCCAGATCGTGAACATACAGCAACAGGTGGCTCATCAGCAGGTGGGATTATTTCTTTTATGCTGATGTGGGAGTACAATGAGGTATTCTCTAAAGCTATTTGTATGTCACCAGCCTTTAAAATTCAAGATATAGATTTTGTGGATGACGTATTGGATTATACAGGTCCTCAGAAAGATATCAAGGTATATATTGACAATGGAGGAGTTGAACTTGAGGAGAAGTTACAACCAGGAGTAGATGAGATGTTGAAAGCACTTAAGTCAAAGGGCTATAAAGAAGGGGAAGACTTTTGGTGGAGACATGACCCAAAGGCAAAACATTTTGAAAGTGCTTGGGCAAAACGAATGCCGGATGCTTTGGAGGTATTATTTAGGAAGTAA
- a CDS encoding GbsR/MarR family transcriptional regulator — translation MKYGEAKERYLQAWGSLGSSWGVSRTMAQVHALLMISTQPVSTEEIMEELSISRGNVNMNVRALIDWGLAEKVFVPGERKEFFRTDKDITNLAVQVAKERKKRELEPILKVLSEVNSVEGDSHEVEEFRKVTTDLHQFASQSDMVLERFINQKSNWFLKILGKLTK, via the coding sequence ATGAAATACGGAGAGGCAAAAGAAAGGTACTTACAGGCTTGGGGAAGCTTGGGTAGCAGTTGGGGCGTGAGTCGTACAATGGCACAGGTTCATGCACTGTTGATGATCTCTACACAACCTGTTTCTACTGAAGAAATAATGGAAGAGTTGTCAATCTCAAGAGGGAACGTAAATATGAATGTTCGTGCATTGATCGATTGGGGTTTGGCTGAAAAGGTTTTTGTTCCTGGTGAACGCAAAGAGTTTTTCCGAACAGACAAGGATATTACGAACCTAGCTGTTCAGGTAGCGAAAGAGCGTAAGAAAAGGGAGCTGGAACCAATCCTTAAAGTTCTTTCTGAAGTAAATTCAGTAGAGGGGGATAGTCATGAAGTAGAGGAGTTTAGAAAAGTAACCACAGACTTACATCAGTTTGCATCTCAGTCTGATATGGTCTTGGAGCGATTTATCAACCAAAAGAGTAATTGGTTTCTGAAAATTCTAGGAAAACTCACCAAGTAA
- a CDS encoding energy transducer TonB produces the protein MMTLLFFTRTMNYKKFSFLVLLCFVGSQLLAQGYETGKIKRGVKVGVWMYYDQNEECPSLVIDYDKASVICIKPDHEKYMVKLDSSNWVLSELSRQPRYIGSYQELMRILGKNISYPKVAKAKRVQAQVFLEFEISEHGRATKYQVYNDPNNYFTDEVIEAFKLVPDLWLAGIYQSKAVPAKMLIPIEFRINNLDADLNGMTESDFLGKKLNTVVVMAYL, from the coding sequence ATGATGACATTACTATTTTTTACTAGAACTATGAATTATAAGAAGTTTTCTTTTTTAGTACTCCTGTGTTTTGTTGGGAGTCAGTTATTAGCTCAAGGTTATGAAACGGGAAAAATAAAAAGGGGAGTAAAAGTGGGGGTGTGGATGTATTATGATCAGAATGAAGAATGCCCCAGCTTAGTGATAGATTATGATAAGGCTTCAGTAATCTGTATTAAGCCTGATCATGAAAAGTACATGGTTAAGTTAGATTCCTCAAATTGGGTTCTAAGTGAGTTAAGTCGGCAGCCTCGATACATAGGCAGTTATCAGGAATTAATGCGAATTTTAGGTAAAAACATTTCTTACCCCAAAGTAGCTAAAGCAAAAAGAGTACAAGCTCAGGTATTTCTTGAGTTTGAAATAAGTGAGCATGGTCGAGCAACTAAATACCAAGTTTATAATGACCCAAATAATTACTTTACAGATGAAGTTATAGAAGCCTTTAAGTTAGTTCCTGACCTATGGTTAGCAGGTATTTATCAAAGTAAAGCAGTTCCAGCTAAAATGCTGATACCTATAGAATTTAGGATAAATAATTTGGATGCAGACCTTAATGGTATGACAGAATCTGATTTTTTAGGCAAAAAGCTAAATACTGTAGTAGTTATGGCTTATTTATAA
- a CDS encoding zinc-dependent metalloprotease, whose amino-acid sequence MKTNSQFFLGFLILTFLSLYAPSGFSKEVTYSGFIDFSYATETGKVQLKIDQLDKEFLYVNSLVSGVGSNDIGLDRGQLGHNRVVKFQRAGNKILLIQPNYDYRAVSDNPEEAKSVREAFAQSVLWGFKIEKEENGAFWVDATDFFIRDVHNVTGTLKNAKQGNYKLDGSRSAIYKEGTKSFPKNSEFEVILTFTGSPEGSWVRSVVPSPEAITVRQRHSFIELPDNDFELRPFDPRSGFFSISYQDYATPIDQPLTKRLPVRHRLKKKDPAASVSEAIEPLVYYLDRGAPEPIRSALMEGASWWNQAFEAAGYKNAFRVELLPEDADLLDVRYNVIQWVHRSTRGWSYGASVIDPRTGEIIKGHISLGSLRVRQDYLIAQGLLSPSEDGVHPTEEMKAMALARLRQLAAHEVGHTLGIAHNFAASVNNRASVMDYPHPLIELSENGSIDISNAYATGIGEWDKQVIKWGYSDFPEGSDKPTALEKIIQESLQKELRYLSDRDARPYGSAAANAHLWDNGQNAAQELQRLIKVREVALQKINPNSLSDGSPMATFEDILVPVYLMHRYQAEATAKVIGGIHYTYAVKGDGQEAVSFVTPHEQKQALDALLKTLTPQFLSVPNQVLNNIPPMPMGYSKTREHFGSHTGLTFDPIAAAESSVNHCLSLLLNGQRATRLIQHHAMDKTQPSLLDITNTLLDATIKMDDNNSNPDSYQSEIQRMVNERTLHYLLGLAANSSASSQAKAIALYQIENLENWLKNKKSKAPEWQAHNLLLAEKIKRFKLNPDAFADHQVEKIPDGSPIGMHCGF is encoded by the coding sequence ATGAAGACAAACAGCCAATTCTTTTTAGGATTTCTCATTCTTACTTTTTTATCACTTTACGCTCCTTCAGGATTTAGCAAGGAGGTTACTTATTCGGGTTTTATAGATTTCAGTTATGCTACAGAAACTGGGAAAGTTCAATTGAAAATCGATCAACTGGACAAGGAGTTTCTTTATGTCAATTCGCTTGTCAGTGGAGTTGGCTCCAATGATATAGGGCTAGATAGAGGGCAGTTAGGACACAACAGAGTTGTAAAGTTCCAACGGGCAGGTAACAAAATCTTGTTGATTCAACCCAATTATGATTACCGTGCAGTCAGTGACAATCCAGAGGAAGCTAAGTCTGTTAGGGAAGCTTTTGCACAATCGGTACTTTGGGGCTTTAAGATTGAAAAGGAAGAAAATGGTGCTTTTTGGGTAGATGCTACAGACTTCTTTATTCGTGATGTTCATAATGTCACTGGCACCCTCAAAAATGCCAAACAAGGTAATTACAAACTTGACGGTAGCCGCTCTGCCATTTATAAGGAGGGAACCAAGAGTTTTCCAAAGAATTCAGAGTTTGAGGTAATCCTGACCTTCACTGGAAGCCCTGAAGGCTCTTGGGTTCGATCAGTAGTACCAAGTCCTGAAGCTATTACAGTCAGACAGCGACATTCCTTTATTGAATTGCCTGACAATGACTTTGAACTGAGACCTTTTGACCCACGCTCAGGTTTCTTTTCCATCTCCTATCAGGATTATGCCACTCCTATTGACCAACCGCTTACCAAAAGACTTCCAGTCCGTCATAGGCTCAAGAAGAAAGACCCTGCCGCCTCTGTCAGCGAAGCCATCGAACCGCTTGTGTATTACCTTGACCGTGGTGCTCCAGAACCAATTCGTTCAGCATTGATGGAAGGTGCTTCGTGGTGGAATCAGGCTTTTGAAGCAGCAGGTTACAAAAACGCTTTCCGTGTCGAGCTGCTTCCTGAAGATGCAGACCTTTTGGATGTCCGATACAATGTTATTCAGTGGGTACACAGATCCACCAGAGGTTGGAGTTATGGGGCATCAGTAATTGATCCAAGAACAGGTGAAATCATCAAAGGACATATCTCCTTGGGGTCTTTAAGAGTACGTCAGGATTACCTGATCGCACAGGGACTTCTGAGTCCATCTGAGGATGGTGTACACCCAACAGAAGAGATGAAAGCCATGGCATTGGCACGATTGCGTCAGCTGGCTGCACACGAAGTGGGACATACCTTGGGCATTGCCCATAACTTTGCCGCCAGTGTGAATAACAGGGCATCTGTTATGGACTATCCACATCCACTTATTGAGTTAAGTGAAAATGGCAGCATTGACATCTCAAATGCCTATGCTACCGGAATTGGCGAATGGGACAAGCAGGTAATTAAATGGGGTTACAGTGACTTCCCTGAAGGATCTGACAAACCAACAGCACTTGAAAAGATCATTCAAGAAAGTCTCCAGAAAGAATTGCGTTACCTTTCAGACCGTGATGCACGTCCATATGGCAGTGCAGCTGCAAACGCACACCTTTGGGACAATGGACAAAACGCAGCCCAAGAGCTTCAGCGTTTAATCAAAGTCAGAGAAGTTGCCTTACAGAAAATCAACCCAAACAGCCTCTCTGATGGCAGCCCAATGGCTACATTTGAAGACATATTGGTTCCTGTCTATCTTATGCATCGTTATCAGGCGGAAGCTACCGCAAAAGTGATTGGAGGAATACACTACACCTATGCTGTCAAGGGAGACGGGCAGGAAGCAGTAAGCTTTGTTACACCTCATGAACAAAAACAAGCGCTCGATGCATTACTCAAAACCTTGACACCACAGTTTTTAAGTGTGCCTAACCAAGTACTGAACAATATACCTCCGATGCCTATGGGGTATAGTAAAACAAGAGAACACTTTGGGTCACATACAGGTCTTACTTTCGATCCTATTGCTGCTGCTGAAAGTTCGGTCAACCACTGTCTCAGCCTTCTGCTAAATGGACAACGGGCTACCCGACTGATACAACACCATGCAATGGACAAGACACAACCTTCACTGTTGGATATTACCAATACACTGCTGGATGCAACCATAAAAATGGATGATAACAATTCCAATCCAGACAGTTACCAAAGTGAAATACAGCGAATGGTCAATGAGAGAACACTGCATTACTTATTGGGATTGGCAGCCAATAGTTCTGCTAGTAGTCAGGCTAAAGCCATTGCACTTTATCAAATAGAGAATCTGGAAAACTGGCTGAAAAACAAAAAGTCAAAAGCTCCGGAATGGCAAGCACACAACTTACTATTGGCTGAAAAAATCAAGCGATTTAAGCTCAACCCAGATGCATTTGCAGACCATCAAGTTGAAAAAATCCCTGATGGATCACCTATTGGAATGCATTGTGGTTTTTAA
- a CDS encoding DUF1801 domain-containing protein, whose protein sequence is MHPKVDEYLSNVGKWQKELTRLRAIVAKCGLEEEYKWMHPCYTLKKNNVLLIHEFKNYCALLFHKGALLNDAEGILVQQTENVQSARQIRFTDISEIEKLEPTIKAYIFEAIEVEKAGLSVETKKTVEFSVPEELELKFEKDPDFKAAFENLTPGRQRGYLLHFSQPKQSKTRESRIEKNTMRILNGKGLNDCICGHSKKMPNCDGSHKYI, encoded by the coding sequence ATGCACCCTAAAGTTGATGAATACTTAAGCAATGTAGGAAAATGGCAAAAAGAGCTGACAAGGCTAAGAGCTATTGTTGCCAAATGTGGGCTAGAAGAAGAATATAAGTGGATGCACCCTTGCTACACTCTAAAAAAGAATAACGTCCTTTTAATTCATGAGTTTAAAAACTATTGTGCACTCCTATTTCACAAAGGGGCTTTACTCAATGATGCTGAAGGTATTTTAGTGCAGCAAACTGAGAATGTTCAATCTGCACGACAAATAAGATTTACAGACATTTCTGAAATTGAAAAGCTAGAGCCGACTATCAAAGCTTATATATTTGAAGCAATAGAGGTAGAGAAAGCAGGTTTGAGTGTAGAAACAAAAAAGACCGTAGAGTTTAGTGTACCAGAAGAATTAGAACTAAAGTTTGAGAAAGACCCTGACTTTAAAGCTGCTTTTGAAAACCTGACTCCTGGAAGACAAAGAGGATACCTACTCCACTTTTCACAACCTAAACAATCCAAGACCCGTGAATCAAGGATTGAGAAAAACACAATGCGAATCCTCAATGGAAAGGGTTTGAATGACTGTATATGTGGACATTCCAAAAAAATGCCTAACTGTGATGGATCCCACAAATACATCTGA